The following proteins are co-located in the Marinomonas profundi genome:
- the rimK gene encoding 30S ribosomal protein S6--L-glutamate ligase, which translates to MKIAILSRNPRLYSTRRLVEAGEKLGHEVDVIDTMHCYMDITSSNPSVRYDGKPLPKYDAVIPRIGASVTFYGTAVVRQFEMMGTYSINESVAISRSRDKLRSLQLMSRKGLGLPKTGFAHHPDKIGDLLKNVGGAPVVIKLLEGTQGIGVVLAESNKTAESIIEAFMGLKANILVQEYIKEAGGADIRCLVVGGKVIAAMKRQGAEGEFRSNLHRGGTASLIRLSPEERRTAVEAAKVMGLNMCGVDILRSHNGPLIMEVNSSPGLEGIEAATGKDVAAMIIQHIEKTASLGTTKTKGKG; encoded by the coding sequence ATGAAAATCGCAATTCTTTCTCGCAATCCTCGTCTTTACTCGACTCGTCGTTTGGTGGAAGCGGGTGAAAAGCTTGGTCATGAAGTGGATGTTATTGATACGATGCACTGCTATATGGATATTACCAGCAGCAACCCTTCTGTCCGTTATGATGGCAAGCCTTTGCCGAAATACGATGCTGTGATTCCCAGAATTGGGGCGTCTGTTACCTTTTATGGCACCGCGGTTGTTAGGCAGTTTGAAATGATGGGAACCTATAGCATCAATGAATCGGTTGCTATTAGTCGTTCCCGTGACAAATTGAGATCTTTACAGTTGATGTCTCGTAAAGGTTTAGGCTTGCCTAAAACGGGCTTTGCTCATCACCCTGATAAGATTGGCGATTTGTTGAAAAATGTGGGTGGCGCGCCAGTGGTGATTAAGCTGCTAGAAGGCACCCAAGGTATCGGTGTGGTGTTGGCCGAATCCAATAAAACCGCCGAATCCATCATTGAAGCCTTCATGGGCTTAAAAGCCAATATTTTGGTACAGGAATACATTAAAGAAGCGGGTGGGGCGGATATTCGTTGTTTAGTGGTCGGTGGTAAAGTCATTGCGGCGATGAAGCGACAAGGTGCTGAGGGTGAATTTCGTTCTAATCTTCATCGTGGCGGCACCGCGTCTTTAATTCGCTTGTCGCCAGAAGAGCGACGCACGGCGGTCGAAGCGGCAAAAGTAATGGGGTTGAATATGTGTGGTGTGGATATTTTAAGATCGCATAATGGCCCGCTTATCATGGAAGTGAATTCCTCTCCTGGTTTAGAAGGTATTGAAGCCGCAACAGGCAAAGATGTCGCCGCTATGATTATTCAGCACATTGAGAAAACGGCGTCATTGGGGACAACAAAGACAAAAGGAAAAGGCTGA
- a CDS encoding leucine-rich repeat-containing protein kinase family protein: protein MHTLDQLNRGELKGVVRLQLAENLTTFPEAIFNLADSLEILDLSNNQLSELPADLSRLKNLRILFCSNNRFSQLPEVLGQCSCLEMIGFKSNQISMVSSASLPTQTRWLILTDNQIESLPDDMGRLTHLQKLALAGNRLTAMPDSIRDCHRLELVRLSANQLTAFPDALLSLPRLAWLAFSGNPFCAARDPHNEFQTVQFGDLALQQVLGQGASGVISLATWQENTFDFSDPVAVKVFKGEVTSDGYPQDELDACLAVGNHPNLVKPLAKVTEPDCSALVMELIPAHYINLGQPPSLVTCTRDTFPAEQRFAIEKIAYIVEQVDQLVAHFCEKKVSHGDLYAHNILINETGHVLFGDFGAASKYDNLSAQQQQGIEQIERRALGFFIDDMLGLCAEEDRQGELYHELAKRSFC, encoded by the coding sequence TTGCACACACTTGACCAACTTAATCGTGGAGAGTTGAAAGGCGTTGTTCGTCTACAGCTTGCTGAGAATTTAACGACCTTTCCTGAGGCGATTTTTAACCTTGCTGACAGTTTAGAAATTTTAGACTTATCGAATAATCAGCTAAGCGAGTTACCAGCAGACTTGTCGCGTTTAAAAAATCTGCGCATACTTTTTTGTTCTAATAACCGCTTTAGCCAATTGCCCGAGGTGTTGGGGCAATGTTCATGCTTAGAAATGATTGGCTTTAAAAGTAATCAAATCTCGATGGTGTCTTCCGCGTCGTTACCAACGCAAACCCGTTGGCTGATCCTCACCGACAATCAAATTGAATCCTTACCTGACGACATGGGAAGGTTAACTCATCTGCAAAAGCTGGCCTTGGCAGGCAATCGTTTAACCGCAATGCCAGATTCTATACGGGATTGTCATCGCTTAGAGTTGGTTCGACTGTCGGCCAATCAGCTGACAGCTTTTCCTGATGCGCTGTTAAGTTTGCCACGTTTAGCTTGGTTGGCTTTTTCAGGCAATCCATTTTGCGCAGCACGTGACCCTCATAATGAATTTCAAACGGTTCAGTTTGGTGATTTAGCCTTACAGCAGGTATTAGGACAAGGCGCATCAGGGGTGATTTCGCTGGCGACTTGGCAAGAAAATACCTTTGATTTTTCAGATCCTGTGGCAGTCAAAGTATTTAAAGGCGAGGTGACCAGTGACGGTTATCCGCAAGATGAGCTGGATGCCTGTTTGGCGGTAGGGAATCACCCTAATCTTGTTAAGCCATTGGCCAAAGTGACAGAGCCAGATTGCTCGGCGCTGGTGATGGAATTGATTCCTGCGCACTATATAAACTTGGGCCAGCCGCCGAGTCTTGTCACTTGTACGCGCGATACTTTTCCTGCTGAGCAGCGTTTTGCCATTGAAAAAATTGCTTATATTGTTGAGCAAGTAGATCAGCTGGTGGCGCATTTTTGCGAGAAAAAAGTCAGTCATGGTGACTTATACGCGCACAACATTTTAATCAATGAAACAGGGCATGTGTTGTTTGGTGACTTTGGTGCGGCCTCAAAATACGACAATTTATCCGCTCAACAGCAGCAAGGTATTGAGCAAATAGAGCGACGAGCGCTAGGCTTTTTTATTGATGATATGTTGGGCTTGTGTGCAGAAGAAGATCGGCAAGGCGAGTTGTATCACGAGTTAGCGAAGCGAAGCTTTTGTTAA
- a CDS encoding MliC family protein, with translation MKINKLCLQAVVVGVSLFGLMACSTLDDTLAINEKEYQVEEVIQTNSALYRCDGKPLAILFHAEQAQARWQEKSYQLTHAVSASGAFYLGEGLSFWIKGNEAELELHNMKKFLCHLVRVES, from the coding sequence ATGAAAATCAATAAATTATGTCTGCAAGCTGTTGTTGTCGGTGTGTCTTTGTTTGGGTTGATGGCTTGTAGCACCCTTGATGACACGTTAGCGATAAACGAAAAAGAATACCAAGTAGAAGAGGTTATTCAAACCAATTCCGCCCTCTATCGTTGTGATGGTAAACCGTTAGCCATTCTTTTTCATGCTGAACAGGCTCAGGCGCGTTGGCAAGAAAAAAGTTATCAACTGACTCATGCGGTTAGCGCTTCAGGGGCATTTTACTTGGGAGAGGGTTTGTCTTTCTGGATTAAAGGCAACGAGGCCGAGCTTGAACTTCATAATATGAAAAAATTTTTGTGCCATCTTGTTCGCGTTGAATCTTAA
- a CDS encoding YgiQ family radical SAM protein translates to MIKRHKTAKQLFSYPLYWAECYGVSPFLPTTREEMDALGWDSCDVIIVSGDAYVDHPSFGMAVLGRLLEAQGYRVGIIDQPDWRNTDDFMRLGRPNLYFGITAGNMDSLINRYTADLKVRNDDAYTPYGVGGKRPDRAVIVYSQRCKEAFHDIPVMIGGIEASLRRIAQYDYWSDEVRRSVLIDSTADILLYGNAERAMLEVTHQMAMGKTLDELTDIRGTTIVRNAPPGGFTEIDSTRVDWPGKVEQIYSPYEYIPEGKCQTKDEEESDVMPIRVIPAPLRRGEKLDPEKTYIRLPSFEKVSKDPVLYAHTSRILHLESNPHNARALIQKHGKKEIWVNPPPIPLETPEMDGVFDLPYARVPHPKYKKARIPAYDMIKTSINIMRGCFGGCTFCSITEHEGRVIQSRSHESILNEIEDIKAKVPGFTGHISDLGGPTSNMYTLNCNDDEVQASCRKLSCVYPTICSNLNTDHSPTTELYRKTRAVEGIHTVSIASGLRYDLAVEDPEYVRELVTYHVGGLLKIAPEHSEKDTLSKMMKPGMGTYDRFKRMFDKYSKEAGKKQHLIPYFIAAHPGSSDEDMLNLAVWLKTNDFKPDQVQTFYPSPMSLATAMYHSGKNPLKPVTYKSEDVYTPKDAKQRTVQKGFLRYHDPSNWQDLRNTLIKMGRPDLIGHGDNKLVPAEDKDKQVHRRPQKAKPGQATGASHTSNRPTIEKNAVAEKARRKNANGAPSTPTKRRKTKVKSRQ, encoded by the coding sequence ATGATCAAACGACATAAAACCGCCAAACAACTTTTTTCTTACCCATTATATTGGGCTGAATGTTATGGTGTTTCGCCTTTTCTCCCCACCACCCGCGAAGAAATGGACGCACTGGGTTGGGACAGCTGTGATGTAATTATTGTCTCTGGCGATGCTTATGTGGATCACCCGAGTTTTGGGATGGCGGTTTTAGGTCGCTTACTCGAAGCACAAGGCTACCGAGTGGGCATTATTGACCAACCAGATTGGCGTAATACTGACGATTTTATGCGCCTTGGTCGCCCAAATCTGTACTTTGGTATCACCGCGGGCAACATGGATTCCTTGATCAACCGCTACACCGCCGATCTAAAAGTCCGCAATGACGATGCTTATACGCCTTATGGCGTCGGTGGCAAGCGTCCTGACCGCGCGGTGATTGTCTATTCTCAGCGCTGCAAAGAAGCCTTTCATGATATTCCGGTAATGATTGGTGGCATTGAAGCCAGCCTGCGCCGTATCGCCCAATACGATTACTGGAGCGATGAAGTTCGCCGCTCAGTGTTGATCGACTCCACGGCAGATATTTTGCTGTACGGCAACGCTGAACGCGCCATGCTGGAAGTCACGCATCAAATGGCGATGGGCAAAACCTTAGATGAGCTCACTGACATTCGTGGCACCACCATTGTGCGTAACGCGCCTCCTGGCGGCTTTACTGAAATCGATTCAACCCGTGTGGACTGGCCAGGCAAGGTCGAGCAAATCTACAGCCCTTACGAATACATTCCTGAAGGTAAATGCCAAACCAAAGACGAGGAAGAGTCTGACGTCATGCCGATTCGCGTGATTCCAGCGCCCCTTCGTCGTGGCGAAAAACTGGATCCGGAAAAAACCTATATTCGTTTACCCTCCTTTGAAAAAGTCTCTAAAGACCCGGTACTTTACGCGCATACCTCACGCATTTTGCACCTTGAATCAAACCCACATAACGCTCGCGCGCTGATTCAAAAGCATGGCAAAAAAGAGATTTGGGTCAACCCGCCGCCGATTCCATTGGAAACACCAGAGATGGATGGCGTATTTGATTTACCTTATGCGCGTGTGCCTCATCCAAAATACAAAAAAGCCCGCATTCCAGCCTATGACATGATCAAAACTTCGATCAATATTATGCGTGGCTGCTTTGGCGGCTGTACGTTTTGCTCGATTACCGAACATGAAGGGCGCGTCATTCAGTCTCGTTCACACGAATCCATTCTGAACGAAATTGAAGACATAAAAGCCAAAGTGCCAGGTTTCACCGGTCATATTTCAGACCTTGGTGGGCCTACTTCAAATATGTACACGCTGAACTGCAACGACGATGAAGTACAAGCCTCGTGCCGTAAATTATCATGCGTTTATCCGACCATTTGCTCTAATTTGAATACCGATCACAGCCCAACCACAGAGCTGTACCGTAAAACCAGAGCAGTTGAAGGCATACACACTGTGTCTATTGCATCGGGCTTACGCTACGACCTTGCGGTAGAAGACCCAGAATATGTACGAGAGCTGGTGACTTATCATGTTGGTGGCTTGCTGAAAATCGCGCCCGAGCATTCCGAAAAAGACACTTTATCAAAAATGATGAAGCCCGGCATGGGAACCTACGATAGATTCAAACGCATGTTTGATAAATACTCCAAAGAAGCCGGTAAAAAACAGCATTTGATCCCCTACTTTATTGCCGCCCACCCAGGCAGCTCAGACGAAGACATGCTTAATCTTGCCGTATGGTTAAAAACCAACGACTTCAAACCAGACCAAGTGCAAACCTTTTACCCATCGCCAATGTCATTAGCGACGGCCATGTATCATTCTGGTAAAAACCCACTTAAACCGGTTACCTATAAAAGCGAAGACGTTTATACCCCCAAAGACGCCAAGCAACGTACGGTACAAAAAGGCTTCTTACGTTATCACGACCCAAGTAACTGGCAAGACCTGCGCAACACGCTGATCAAAATGGGTCGACCTGACCTTATCGGCCATGGCGATAACAAACTGGTGCCTGCTGAAGACAAAGATAAGCAAGTGCATCGTCGACCACAAAAAGCCAAGCCCGGGCAAGCGACTGGGGCGTCTCATACATCCAATCGCCCCACCATAGAAAAGAATGCCGTGGCCGAAAAAGCACGCCGCAAAAACGCCAATGGCGCACCCTCCACGCCCACTAAGCGACGCAAGACAAAGGTAAAGTCTCGCCAATAA
- a CDS encoding DUF2496 domain-containing protein, protein MSLELAPDHVKLAVDLIELLESHHIEPEVAVNALAIALRDFQDKLKLKVDA, encoded by the coding sequence ATGTCTTTAGAGCTTGCCCCAGATCACGTTAAACTGGCAGTTGATCTGATTGAACTACTCGAAAGTCACCATATTGAGCCCGAGGTAGCGGTCAACGCCTTGGCGATTGCTCTGCGTGACTTTCAAGATAAGCTGAAATTAAAAGTAGACGCTTAA
- the der gene encoding ribosome biogenesis GTPase Der has protein sequence MIPVIALVGRPNVGKSTLFNQLTRSRDALVADYPGLTRDRKYGDGKLGEHEFIVIDTGGISGDEQGIDEKMARQSLLAIEEADTVLFLVDGRHGLNPADEMIANHLRRSNKSVSLVVNKTDGINEDIALADFYSLGFGELHPIAASHGKGVHVLIDKVMLPFAERVEEAKSQISLESRGIRIGVVGRPNVGKSTLVNRMLGEDRVVVYDLPGTTRDSVYIPYVRHEKEYTLIDTAGIRRRKHVKEAVEKFSIVKTLQAIQDANVVIVVIDSHEDLVEQDLHMIGYVLDAGRGVIIAINKWDGLKKDDREHIKSEVERRLGFVPYAKVHYISALHGTGVGDLYDTIESTYESCYAKWTTNRLTRILEDSIAEHQPPMVNSRRIKLRYAHQGGSNPPRIVVHGNQTDSLPGSYKRYLENKFRTVLNITGTPIIFEFKSSENPFAPKK, from the coding sequence ATGATTCCAGTTATTGCATTGGTAGGTAGACCCAATGTTGGCAAATCAACGCTTTTCAATCAATTGACAAGATCGCGTGATGCTTTGGTTGCTGATTATCCCGGCTTAACCCGTGACCGTAAATACGGCGACGGTAAGCTTGGTGAACATGAGTTTATAGTGATTGATACCGGTGGTATCAGTGGTGACGAGCAGGGCATTGATGAAAAAATGGCACGTCAATCTTTGTTGGCGATAGAAGAAGCCGATACGGTGTTGTTTCTTGTTGATGGTCGTCATGGTTTGAATCCTGCGGATGAAATGATTGCGAATCATTTACGCCGCTCGAACAAATCGGTTTCTCTTGTGGTCAACAAGACGGATGGCATTAACGAAGACATTGCCTTAGCGGATTTTTATTCGTTAGGTTTTGGTGAGTTGCACCCTATCGCGGCGTCTCATGGTAAAGGGGTGCATGTCTTAATTGATAAAGTGATGCTGCCATTTGCTGAGCGAGTTGAAGAGGCCAAAAGCCAAATTAGCTTAGAGTCTCGCGGTATTCGTATTGGCGTGGTGGGTCGTCCAAACGTGGGTAAATCCACCTTGGTAAACCGTATGCTAGGCGAAGATCGTGTTGTGGTTTATGACTTGCCTGGCACCACGCGTGACAGTGTTTACATTCCTTATGTGCGCCATGAAAAAGAATATACCTTAATTGATACGGCGGGTATTCGCCGTCGTAAGCATGTTAAGGAAGCGGTTGAGAAGTTTTCGATTGTTAAGACTCTACAGGCTATCCAAGACGCCAACGTGGTGATTGTGGTGATCGATTCCCATGAGGATTTGGTTGAGCAAGACCTTCACATGATTGGCTATGTGTTAGATGCGGGTCGTGGCGTGATCATCGCTATTAATAAGTGGGACGGTCTTAAAAAAGACGATCGTGAACACATTAAGAGTGAAGTGGAGCGTCGTTTAGGCTTTGTGCCTTACGCTAAGGTGCATTATATTTCGGCACTACACGGCACGGGTGTGGGTGATTTATACGACACGATTGAAAGCACTTATGAGTCTTGTTATGCCAAGTGGACAACAAACCGTTTGACTAGAATTTTGGAAGACTCCATTGCCGAACATCAGCCTCCCATGGTGAACAGTCGTCGTATTAAACTAAGATACGCCCACCAAGGTGGGTCTAATCCGCCGCGTATCGTAGTGCATGGTAATCAAACGGATTCTTTGCCGGGAAGTTACAAGCGCTATCTTGAAAATAAATTTAGAACCGTGCTAAATATTACTGGTACACCGATTATTTTTGAGTTCAAATCGTCTGAAAATCCATTTGCACCAAAGAAATAA
- the bamB gene encoding outer membrane protein assembly factor BamB, with protein MMSKFIFPLILLSVLVLQGCSNSRPALSELPALENKVALKTVWKTGVDGDFGETSERFNLVAEDGAVFFVTDEGTVYQLGQEKGAKQNTISTDYKPSSGVARYGDTLYFGTYDAKLVAVSLATKSVLWEKTLSSEVLSEAYYAAGKLAVQTADGWLNLLDSATGDTLWRAKEDLPSLTVRGTSAPVISEGKVVAGFANGKLKAFSLDGGNLLWSYDVGKPEGRYEIERLSDIDGRLVVENGIVYAVAYNGTLAALALESGRPLWQRSISSSVGVAVQGDVLVAVDMTSKVIALNAKNGSEVWENAALFERDLITPEFFRDYVAVMDRAGYVHLLDVATGDIAARKMADNNEPSGSRMVANDKRLFILTPNSNVTALSY; from the coding sequence ATGATGAGCAAGTTTATTTTTCCTCTCATACTTTTGTCTGTGTTAGTGCTTCAAGGGTGCTCTAATTCTCGTCCTGCGTTATCTGAGCTTCCTGCGCTAGAAAATAAAGTGGCTCTAAAAACCGTATGGAAAACGGGTGTAGATGGGGACTTTGGTGAAACGAGTGAACGTTTTAATCTCGTTGCTGAAGACGGTGCGGTGTTTTTTGTCACGGATGAAGGAACGGTTTATCAGCTTGGGCAAGAAAAAGGCGCAAAGCAAAACACAATCTCAACCGACTATAAGCCAAGTTCTGGTGTCGCACGTTATGGTGATACTCTGTACTTTGGGACCTATGATGCTAAGTTAGTGGCGGTTTCTTTGGCGACTAAGTCTGTCTTGTGGGAGAAAACCTTAAGTTCTGAAGTCTTGTCTGAAGCTTATTATGCAGCCGGTAAATTAGCGGTTCAAACCGCCGATGGTTGGTTAAACTTACTTGATTCAGCCACTGGGGATACTCTATGGCGGGCCAAAGAAGATTTGCCTTCTCTAACGGTACGTGGCACCAGCGCTCCGGTTATCTCTGAGGGGAAAGTGGTGGCTGGCTTCGCGAATGGGAAGTTAAAAGCATTCTCTTTAGACGGTGGTAATTTACTGTGGTCTTATGATGTTGGTAAGCCAGAAGGGCGTTATGAAATTGAGCGATTAAGTGATATTGATGGCCGCTTGGTGGTAGAAAATGGCATTGTTTACGCGGTGGCTTATAATGGAACACTTGCGGCTCTTGCGCTTGAAAGTGGTCGACCATTGTGGCAACGGAGCATTTCAAGCTCGGTGGGTGTTGCCGTGCAAGGGGATGTATTGGTTGCGGTTGATATGACGAGCAAGGTGATTGCTCTGAATGCCAAAAATGGAAGTGAAGTGTGGGAGAATGCAGCACTGTTTGAACGTGACCTGATTACTCCTGAGTTTTTCCGTGATTATGTTGCGGTAATGGATCGTGCTGGCTACGTGCATTTGCTTGATGTCGCTACGGGTGATATTGCAGCACGTAAAATGGCGGACAATAATGAGCCATCGGGAAGTCGTATGGTTGCGAATGATAAACGCTTGTTTATTCTTACGCCGAATTCGAATGTGACGGCATTGAGCTATTGA
- a CDS encoding succinylglutamate desuccinylase/aspartoacylase family protein, whose protein sequence is MGKALLTIDGVDIPLGGTVRIKLPMVKLYTDTNMSMPVFVKRGKRTGPTLFISAAIHGDELNGIEIISRIIQSKYLENLKGTLIAVPIVNGYGVLNQSRYLPDRRDLNRSFPGSKRGSLAGRVADRFLNEIVAKADYGIDLHTGSLHRTNLPQVRANLDDPEILAIAKAFGVPVVLNSNLRDGSLRECAEDVGAKVILYEAGEALRFDELSIRAGVKGIVGVMRHLGMLPKSRSKKSLSEPRIARSSSWIRATDSGFTTHIKELGDLVEEGDVLAEIKDPYGDILDQVLCKNGGIIIGKQNIPLVQEGEAMYHIAHFLAPDEVAGYVESMQDELMDSGASSDLIDYK, encoded by the coding sequence ATGGGTAAGGCGCTATTAACAATAGATGGAGTTGATATACCGTTAGGTGGCACGGTGAGAATCAAGTTGCCAATGGTGAAGCTCTATACCGATACCAATATGTCAATGCCGGTGTTTGTGAAACGTGGCAAGCGTACGGGACCCACTTTGTTTATTAGTGCTGCTATTCATGGCGATGAGCTCAATGGGATTGAGATCATTAGCCGTATTATCCAGAGCAAGTACCTCGAAAACTTAAAAGGCACCTTAATTGCGGTGCCGATTGTGAATGGCTATGGGGTGCTCAATCAAAGCCGTTATTTGCCAGATCGCCGAGATTTAAACCGCTCTTTTCCAGGTTCTAAGCGAGGTTCTTTGGCTGGGCGTGTGGCAGATCGTTTTTTGAACGAGATTGTCGCAAAAGCCGACTATGGTATTGATCTTCATACGGGTAGTTTACACCGAACTAATTTGCCGCAAGTACGAGCAAACCTTGATGACCCTGAAATATTGGCGATTGCTAAGGCGTTTGGGGTGCCGGTTGTGCTGAACTCAAACCTTCGCGATGGATCATTACGCGAATGCGCGGAGGATGTCGGCGCCAAGGTGATTCTGTATGAAGCAGGAGAGGCATTACGCTTCGATGAGCTATCAATAAGAGCCGGGGTGAAAGGCATTGTTGGTGTGATGAGGCACTTGGGTATGCTGCCTAAATCTCGTAGTAAAAAGTCACTCTCTGAGCCGCGCATCGCTCGCAGCAGTAGCTGGATACGCGCCACCGACAGCGGTTTCACCACGCACATTAAAGAACTGGGTGACCTTGTTGAAGAAGGCGATGTACTGGCTGAAATTAAAGACCCTTACGGTGATATTTTAGATCAAGTGCTTTGTAAAAATGGCGGTATTATTATTGGAAAGCAGAATATCCCGCTGGTTCAAGAGGGCGAGGCTATGTATCACATAGCGCATTTTTTGGCGCCCGATGAAGTGGCTGGGTATGTTGAAAGTATGCAAGATGAACTCATGGACAGTGGTGCTTCTTCAGACTTGATTGACTATAAATAG
- the tmpT gene encoding thiopurine S-methyltransferase, which produces MITNEFWLDRWKTGRIGFHQEGVNPKLIEFWPTLPKGSRVLVPLCGKSNDMIWLAEQGYQVTGVELSSLAVIQFLGDNDLTYETHQEGELKIHTVNGLPLRIVEGDYFLFNETEFDACYDRAAMVAMPDSKRAEYVAHTLERLTLSACLLLISLRYDGEEQGPPFSVDEDSISTLWGQQIQRIACENLAQTNPTYKEQGHVIFEESVWRIQP; this is translated from the coding sequence GTGATTACAAACGAATTTTGGCTAGATCGATGGAAAACCGGACGCATTGGTTTCCATCAAGAAGGCGTCAACCCGAAGCTAATAGAGTTTTGGCCAACCTTACCCAAAGGCAGCCGTGTGCTTGTGCCTTTATGTGGCAAGTCTAACGATATGATTTGGTTAGCCGAGCAAGGTTATCAAGTCACTGGCGTTGAATTGTCCTCTTTGGCGGTCATCCAGTTTTTAGGCGATAACGATTTGACCTATGAAACCCATCAAGAAGGTGAGTTGAAGATTCATACTGTCAACGGTTTACCGCTGCGCATTGTGGAAGGCGACTATTTTCTATTCAACGAAACTGAATTTGATGCCTGTTACGATCGTGCGGCCATGGTTGCCATGCCAGACTCAAAACGTGCCGAGTATGTCGCCCATACCCTTGAGCGTTTAACCCTCTCGGCTTGCCTATTATTAATTTCATTACGCTATGACGGCGAGGAACAAGGGCCACCATTTTCAGTTGATGAAGACAGCATAAGCACGCTCTGGGGCCAGCAAATTCAAAGAATCGCCTGTGAGAATTTAGCGCAAACCAACCCCACGTACAAAGAACAAGGCCACGTTATTTTTGAAGAAAGTGTTTGGCGTATTCAACCCTAG
- a CDS encoding YfgM family protein produces MSELKTEEEQIEAFKTWWKKNGIALVVVIAAGVGGYFGWQAWKTSQANYVSEASALYQNLLQASADLSDENNQKTVSFIAKQLTDDYADTGYAMFGQLFLARVDAENGLYDDAIQALDLAIANTDDVTFTAVANLRVARLLLQKEDYTGAIARAEKVTAEEFAAQQQELIGDALILQGKRDDARLAYQKASEALGVGVNHPLLDIKLKDLVKG; encoded by the coding sequence GTGTCTGAATTAAAGACTGAAGAAGAACAAATTGAAGCGTTTAAAACGTGGTGGAAAAAAAACGGCATCGCTTTGGTTGTGGTTATTGCGGCGGGTGTCGGTGGTTATTTTGGTTGGCAAGCGTGGAAAACCAGTCAAGCCAATTACGTTAGCGAAGCGTCTGCATTGTATCAAAATTTACTTCAAGCCTCGGCTGATTTGAGTGATGAAAATAATCAGAAAACAGTGAGTTTTATCGCAAAACAGCTCACAGATGATTACGCTGATACCGGTTATGCGATGTTTGGGCAGTTGTTTTTGGCCCGTGTAGACGCTGAAAATGGTTTGTATGATGATGCTATTCAAGCATTGGATTTGGCCATAGCGAATACAGACGATGTGACCTTTACGGCGGTTGCCAATCTGCGTGTTGCGCGTTTATTGCTTCAGAAAGAAGATTACACTGGCGCTATTGCCCGTGCAGAGAAAGTCACCGCGGAAGAGTTTGCAGCACAGCAACAAGAATTAATTGGCGATGCTTTAATTTTGCAGGGTAAGCGTGATGATGCCCGTCTTGCGTATCAAAAAGCCAGTGAGGCGTTAGGTGTTGGTGTGAATCATCCGCTGCTGGATATTAAACTCAAGGATTTGGTGAAAGGCTAA
- a CDS encoding 6,7-dimethyl-8-ribityllumazine synthase: MNQSSTNNIEFTPATKRIAILHASWHADIVLNCVEGFTKELVSRGYDASLIDIIPVPGGYEIPLQAKLLAKSGQYDAIAGTALVVDGGIYRHDFVAQAICNALMQVQLETEVPVLTAVLTPHNFHEHDEHKDYFSRHFVKKGIELANACDQTIRLTEKAKQLR; encoded by the coding sequence ATGAATCAGAGCTCAACGAATAACATTGAATTCACTCCAGCAACAAAACGCATTGCGATTCTTCATGCTTCTTGGCATGCAGACATTGTCTTAAACTGCGTGGAAGGCTTTACCAAAGAACTCGTTTCCCGTGGTTACGATGCATCTTTGATAGACATCATCCCCGTTCCTGGTGGTTACGAAATCCCATTACAAGCTAAGTTGCTTGCCAAAAGCGGTCAATACGACGCGATTGCTGGCACGGCGTTAGTGGTTGATGGCGGTATTTATCGTCACGATTTTGTTGCTCAGGCAATTTGTAACGCCTTAATGCAAGTGCAATTGGAAACAGAAGTACCGGTACTTACCGCCGTACTGACACCACATAACTTCCATGAGCATGACGAGCATAAAGACTATTTTAGCCGTCACTTCGTTAAGAAAGGCATTGAGCTAGCAAACGCTTGCGATCAAACCATTCGTTTGACCGAGAAAGCCAAACAATTGCGCTAA